The Microlunatus antarcticus genome window below encodes:
- a CDS encoding spore photoproduct lyase family protein, which yields MSPALIPLEPISDEPVSDEPHSDQPGPDEPTRDGHGRVRRWLPRRVLVMKAAADLPHTAEVLRRVTAAGVDDVEVVGRVSAPRGATERETYAWAKSTLALVVAPPSARTPQPIPPSADWRIDLARGCPAHCQYCYLAGSLTGPPVTRVFANLDEVLAPIAELAGQGTVTSGTAARGHEGTTFELSCYTDPLGIEHVTGSLATAIQRVGTGRYGDEASLRFTTKFDDVEELAALDHGGRTRARFSVNAAEVAARFDGGTAPMPGRLRALATLAAAGYPVGLTVAPVMPVEGWREAYGQLLDDVRAALAPVAAAGRPVDLTVEVITHRFTPGSRDVLLSWYPKTKLEMDESARSQKRSKFGGVKYVYPRDTMRELRAWFESEVPARLPGTPLLYLT from the coding sequence GTGTCGCCCGCTCTGATCCCGCTCGAGCCAATCTCCGACGAGCCCGTCTCCGACGAGCCGCACTCCGACCAGCCCGGTCCCGACGAGCCCACGCGCGACGGCCACGGCCGCGTCCGCCGCTGGCTCCCCCGTCGCGTGCTGGTGATGAAGGCCGCCGCCGACCTCCCGCACACCGCCGAGGTCCTCCGCCGCGTGACCGCGGCCGGGGTGGACGACGTCGAGGTCGTCGGCCGGGTCTCCGCCCCGCGTGGTGCCACCGAGCGCGAGACGTACGCCTGGGCGAAGTCGACGCTGGCCCTCGTGGTCGCACCGCCCAGCGCGCGGACGCCCCAGCCCATCCCGCCGAGCGCGGACTGGCGCATCGACCTCGCCCGGGGCTGCCCGGCGCACTGCCAGTACTGCTACCTCGCCGGCTCGCTCACCGGTCCGCCGGTGACCCGGGTCTTCGCGAACCTCGACGAGGTCCTCGCCCCCATCGCCGAGCTGGCCGGCCAGGGCACCGTGACCAGCGGCACCGCCGCCCGGGGTCACGAGGGGACCACCTTCGAGCTCTCCTGCTACACCGACCCCCTGGGCATCGAGCACGTGACCGGCTCGCTCGCGACCGCGATCCAGCGCGTCGGCACCGGCCGCTACGGCGACGAGGCCAGCCTGCGGTTCACCACGAAGTTCGACGACGTGGAGGAGCTGGCCGCGCTCGACCACGGCGGCCGTACGCGGGCCCGGTTCTCCGTCAACGCGGCCGAGGTCGCCGCCCGGTTCGACGGCGGCACGGCGCCGATGCCCGGCCGGCTGCGGGCGTTGGCCACCCTCGCCGCCGCGGGCTACCCGGTCGGGCTGACCGTCGCCCCCGTGATGCCGGTCGAGGGCTGGCGCGAGGCGTACGGGCAGCTCCTCGACGACGTCCGCGCGGCCCTGGCCCCCGTCGCCGCCGCCGGACGTCCCGTCGACCTCACGGTCGAGGTGATCACGCACCGCTTCACCCCGGGCAGCCGCGACGTGCTGCTCTCCTGGTACCCGAAGACCAAGCTCGAGATGGACGAGTCGGCGCGCAGCCAGAAGCGTTCGAAGTTCGGCGGGGTCAAGTACGTCTACCCCCGCGACACCATGCGCGAGCTGCGGGCCTGGTTCGAGTCCGAGGTGCCCGCGCGGCTGCCCGGCACCCCCCTGCTCTACCTCACGTAG
- a CDS encoding DUF3349 domain-containing protein, translated as MSLTGWVTSVVGWLKAGYPNGVPQADYVPLLAVLTRRLSSDEVLAVATQLMRDGQLPVDDIDIGTMITKVSDELPREEDISRVRNRLALGGWPLADPHTTS; from the coding sequence GTGAGCCTGACGGGCTGGGTCACCTCCGTCGTCGGCTGGCTGAAGGCCGGCTACCCGAACGGGGTGCCCCAGGCCGACTACGTCCCGCTGCTCGCGGTGCTGACCCGCCGGCTCAGCAGCGACGAGGTGCTCGCCGTCGCCACGCAGCTGATGCGTGACGGCCAGCTGCCGGTGGACGACATCGACATCGGCACGATGATCACCAAGGTCAGCGACGAGCTGCCCCGCGAAGAGGACATCAGCCGGGTCCGCAACCGGCTGGCCCTCGGCGGGTGGCCGCTGGCCGACCCGCACACCACGAGCTGA
- a CDS encoding ATP-binding protein, with protein sequence MTTMIDRVLAVSSVVGLAPGLFQLSMQGPGLAVWWLLPFCVLQGVVVLGMVVQATRRRPFRPWAGAFAVLTLVAVSTFPSAAPPVLVGPQPFLWWQVGLAVVCAGLWRGIGAGVGYGVLLAAAWTVARTTPAGGATGLTIAAAEGVFGVVAGIVIAVVARGMLDSAVAADARAREVSAVELRQAVEKALAEERARLDQLIHDDVMTTLAAAAHSTEATTGRATALLARHTLAVIDARPEASADGVLSVSVLARLVEQTVRRVSPDVVLVERVDVGAALSPVPSAVAGSVLTALREAVRNTVHHAQARRTEVELRAGLRAGTLHLVVRVVDDGRGFDLTAVAADRFGVRGSMLEACRRVGVRPRLRTAPGRGTEFELGWSGSAVAPERVVVVPPGADDRLPVDFPTGQFVAAVWAAVGVGVGVGLVTFGSLESPPAVLTGMVVVLLATYLVLAPYDGLRLPLGVTVVVVALEVALALLMTQAVVRYDQPDVLHWHTFPADLVMVVLVVRGRPGWAVGALLAVEAGITWTCITSGLGWGGLLRAGSGQVLVVAVVILVTRVLRAISRRQVVLRSQEDAALDASARQHVALVQRALWMADLRAQSRSVLERLSEGTGPVPVGLRQEALLVEATLRESLVARNVMSDELAVLTEDARRRGVDVRLVDSRSTALPPRLGTVLLDVVRRSLATSSVARLVVRLAPEDGELAASVLTEDSVGTRLVRIDAFGVLTTSEVETRGA encoded by the coding sequence ATGACCACGATGATCGACCGCGTCCTGGCGGTCTCCAGCGTCGTCGGTCTCGCGCCCGGGCTGTTCCAGCTGTCGATGCAGGGGCCGGGTCTCGCCGTGTGGTGGCTCCTGCCCTTCTGCGTCCTGCAGGGCGTCGTGGTGCTGGGGATGGTCGTCCAGGCCACCCGTCGACGTCCGTTCCGTCCCTGGGCGGGGGCGTTCGCGGTGCTCACCCTCGTGGCGGTCTCGACCTTCCCGTCGGCGGCGCCTCCGGTGCTCGTCGGGCCTCAGCCCTTCCTGTGGTGGCAGGTCGGCCTGGCTGTCGTCTGTGCCGGCCTCTGGCGCGGCATCGGGGCGGGCGTGGGCTACGGCGTGCTCCTCGCCGCGGCCTGGACGGTGGCCCGCACGACGCCGGCGGGTGGTGCGACCGGGTTGACGATCGCGGCCGCCGAGGGTGTGTTCGGGGTGGTGGCCGGCATCGTCATCGCCGTCGTCGCCCGCGGGATGCTCGACTCGGCCGTCGCCGCCGACGCCCGCGCTCGGGAGGTCTCCGCCGTCGAGCTGCGCCAGGCCGTCGAGAAGGCGCTCGCCGAGGAACGCGCCCGGCTCGACCAGCTGATCCACGACGACGTGATGACCACGCTCGCGGCGGCCGCCCACAGCACGGAGGCCACCACCGGACGGGCCACCGCGCTGCTCGCGCGCCATACCCTGGCCGTCATCGACGCCCGGCCGGAGGCGTCCGCGGACGGTGTCCTGTCCGTCTCGGTGCTGGCGAGGCTGGTCGAGCAGACGGTCCGCCGGGTGAGCCCGGACGTGGTGCTCGTCGAGCGGGTCGACGTGGGCGCGGCACTGAGCCCGGTCCCGAGCGCCGTCGCCGGGTCGGTCCTGACCGCACTGCGGGAGGCGGTGCGCAACACCGTGCACCACGCCCAGGCCCGGCGGACCGAGGTCGAGCTGCGGGCCGGGCTACGGGCCGGCACGCTCCACCTCGTCGTGCGCGTCGTGGACGACGGTCGTGGCTTCGACCTGACCGCGGTCGCGGCGGACCGGTTCGGCGTCCGCGGCTCGATGCTGGAGGCCTGCCGTCGGGTGGGGGTCAGGCCGCGCCTGCGCACGGCGCCCGGGCGGGGGACGGAGTTCGAGCTCGGTTGGAGCGGGTCGGCGGTCGCGCCCGAGCGGGTCGTCGTGGTGCCGCCGGGCGCCGACGACCGGCTGCCCGTCGACTTCCCGACCGGCCAGTTCGTCGCCGCCGTCTGGGCGGCCGTCGGCGTCGGCGTCGGGGTCGGTCTCGTCACGTTCGGCAGCCTCGAGAGCCCGCCGGCGGTGCTGACCGGCATGGTGGTCGTGCTGCTGGCCACTTACCTCGTCCTGGCCCCGTACGACGGCCTGCGGCTCCCGCTCGGCGTCACGGTCGTCGTGGTCGCGCTGGAGGTCGCGCTGGCCCTCCTGATGACCCAGGCCGTCGTGCGCTACGACCAGCCGGACGTCCTGCACTGGCACACGTTCCCGGCGGACCTGGTGATGGTGGTGCTGGTGGTCCGAGGTCGGCCGGGCTGGGCGGTCGGCGCACTGCTCGCCGTCGAGGCGGGGATCACCTGGACGTGCATCACGAGCGGGCTCGGCTGGGGCGGTCTGCTGCGGGCGGGGTCGGGCCAGGTCCTCGTCGTCGCGGTGGTCATCCTCGTCACCCGCGTGCTCCGAGCGATCAGCCGGCGCCAGGTCGTGCTGCGGAGCCAGGAGGACGCCGCCCTCGACGCCTCCGCGCGGCAGCATGTCGCCCTGGTCCAGCGCGCGCTCTGGATGGCCGACCTCCGGGCGCAGTCCCGCTCCGTGCTCGAGCGGCTGTCGGAGGGGACCGGCCCGGTCCCCGTCGGGCTCCGTCAGGAGGCGCTCCTCGTGGAGGCGACTCTGCGCGAGTCCCTCGTGGCGCGCAACGTCATGAGCGACGAACTGGCCGTCCTCACCGAGGACGCCCGCCGCCGGGGGGTCGACGTCCGCCTGGTCGACAGCCGGAGCACCGCGCTCCCG
- a CDS encoding DUF3349 domain-containing protein: MTTTESTDQPNIAVRVLNWLEAGYPEGVPPQDRFPLIALLQRRLTDDQTRQIVHDLTSSEAQQSRGEDEITQDEIEELIQRHLRESPSSDDVTRVSARLAAAGWPLADAPE; encoded by the coding sequence GTGACCACCACCGAGAGCACCGACCAGCCGAACATCGCGGTGCGGGTCCTCAACTGGCTGGAGGCCGGCTACCCCGAGGGCGTCCCGCCCCAGGACCGGTTCCCGCTGATCGCGCTCCTGCAGCGTCGGCTGACCGACGACCAGACGCGGCAGATCGTGCACGACCTCACCTCCTCCGAGGCGCAGCAGAGCCGGGGCGAGGACGAGATCACGCAGGACGAGATCGAGGAGCTGATCCAGCGCCACCTGCGCGAGTCGCCCTCGTCCGACGACGTGACGCGCGTGTCCGCCCGTCTCGCGGCCGCCGGCTGGCCGCTGGCGGACGCGCCGGAGTGA
- the mce gene encoding methylmalonyl-CoA epimerase — MVDHEPDGSPSATTSGGLGDAGLLGDLGILAVDHVGLAVPDLDAAIAFHTDVLGLVLVHREVNERQGVAEAMLAARGAPDGAAEVQLLAPLDASSTLTRFLERSGPGLQQLAYRVADLDAACAVLRSRGVRLLYTRPETGTRGSRINFVHPKDAGGVLVELVETSGPH, encoded by the coding sequence GTGGTCGACCACGAGCCCGACGGCAGTCCCTCCGCGACGACGAGCGGCGGACTCGGCGACGCTGGCCTGCTGGGCGACCTCGGGATCCTGGCGGTCGACCACGTCGGGCTCGCGGTGCCCGACCTCGACGCCGCCATCGCCTTCCACACGGACGTGCTCGGGCTCGTCCTGGTCCACCGCGAGGTGAACGAGCGCCAGGGCGTCGCGGAGGCGATGCTCGCGGCCCGGGGTGCTCCGGACGGGGCCGCCGAGGTGCAGCTCCTCGCGCCGCTCGACGCGAGCTCGACGCTGACCCGGTTCCTGGAGCGGTCCGGACCGGGGCTGCAGCAGCTCGCCTACCGGGTCGCCGACCTCGACGCGGCGTGCGCCGTACTCCGCTCCCGGGGCGTCCGCCTGCTCTACACTCGGCCCGAGACGGGCACGCGTGGGTCGAGGATCAACTTCGTCCATCCGAAGGACGCCGGTGGTGTCCTCGTCGAGCTGGTGGAGACCTCCGGTCCACACTGA
- a CDS encoding DivIVA domain-containing protein, producing MARSENAGLGLFEDTASAAGNFPGALRGYDRQAVDEYVRTLEASVVQSRSHAAELEKQVTGLQDSLQESKLRETDPDDVDYAGLGGRANEILRLAQEQAHDLTTAATLEGERIREEARRDAATQREQAERDSGELRTGGLSEISELRTRLQDEVAGQVARAQAESSALLDAARREGESLRLQAAHDAAALRNEAQLETDGLRREVEREVADAHAELAREREESVARARGEHEELTEQTRAMLAEAAQHHTESTGRLESDIAESARIRAEAVSEAEQVRGNAIAEAENRIATARKQAAAITARTQQEFSWRKQQLRRETELLQQRKQAVLSQLASLSDLAQQTASSFPDLDEDQDQDTSNATGQGSGSEASEQAGPAAQSAHEGSDVDEIPEDGTDRTVLKSYAAPTLPPAEREADGGEPETVEDPATGSSSEAETETRTEDRSGESGSGTTTEPGTPDDDEPDVPMDGEPTLLAAPGRLPATESTQRRGGPLR from the coding sequence ATGGCCCGTTCGGAGAACGCCGGTCTCGGTCTGTTCGAGGACACCGCGAGCGCGGCGGGGAACTTCCCCGGTGCGCTGCGCGGCTACGACCGCCAGGCGGTCGACGAGTACGTCCGCACGCTCGAGGCGAGCGTCGTGCAGTCGCGCAGCCACGCCGCGGAGCTGGAGAAGCAGGTCACCGGCCTGCAGGACTCGCTGCAGGAGAGCAAGCTGCGCGAGACCGACCCCGACGACGTCGACTACGCGGGCCTCGGCGGGCGGGCGAACGAGATCCTCCGCCTCGCCCAGGAGCAGGCCCACGACCTCACCACCGCGGCGACCCTCGAGGGCGAGCGCATCCGCGAGGAGGCGCGCCGCGACGCCGCCACCCAGCGCGAGCAGGCCGAGCGCGACAGCGGCGAGCTGCGGACGGGTGGGCTGAGCGAGATCAGCGAGCTGCGGACGCGGCTGCAGGACGAGGTCGCCGGGCAGGTCGCCCGCGCCCAGGCCGAGTCCTCCGCCCTGCTCGACGCCGCCCGGCGCGAGGGCGAGTCGCTGCGGCTGCAGGCCGCCCACGACGCCGCCGCGCTGCGGAACGAGGCGCAGCTGGAGACCGACGGCCTGCGCCGCGAGGTCGAGCGCGAGGTGGCCGACGCCCACGCCGAGCTGGCCCGCGAGCGCGAGGAGAGCGTCGCCCGCGCCCGCGGCGAGCACGAGGAGCTGACCGAGCAGACCCGGGCGATGCTGGCCGAGGCCGCCCAGCACCACACCGAGTCCACCGGGCGGCTGGAGAGCGACATCGCCGAGTCGGCCCGGATCCGGGCCGAGGCGGTCAGCGAGGCCGAGCAGGTCCGCGGCAACGCGATCGCCGAGGCGGAGAACCGCATCGCCACCGCCCGCAAGCAGGCCGCCGCCATCACGGCCCGTACGCAGCAGGAGTTCTCCTGGCGCAAGCAGCAGCTGCGCCGCGAGACCGAGCTGCTGCAGCAGCGCAAGCAGGCGGTGCTCAGCCAGCTGGCCAGCCTGTCCGACCTGGCGCAGCAGACTGCGTCGTCGTTCCCGGACCTCGACGAGGACCAGGACCAGGACACGTCGAACGCCACGGGCCAGGGCTCGGGGTCCGAGGCGTCCGAGCAGGCCGGCCCGGCCGCGCAGAGCGCCCACGAGGGCTCGGACGTCGACGAGATCCCCGAGGACGGCACCGACCGCACGGTGCTGAAGAGCTACGCCGCCCCGACGCTGCCGCCGGCCGAGCGCGAGGCCGACGGCGGTGAGCCGGAGACCGTCGAAGACCCGGCGACCGGGTCGTCGAGCGAGGCCGAGACCGAGACCAGGACCGAGGACCGGAGCGGGGAGTCGGGCAGCGGGACGACCACGGAGCCCGGCACGCCCGACGACGACGAGCCCGACGTCCCGATGGACGGGGAGCCGACCCTGCTCGCCGCCCCGGGCCGGCTGCCCGCCACCGAGAGCACCCAGCGCCGTGGTGGCCCGCTGCGCTGA
- a CDS encoding inorganic phosphate transporter translates to MTEALFILGIVVITALAFDFTNGFHDTANAMATSIATGALKPKTAVLLAATLNLVGAFLSIQVALTVSNKIIHIQGANGAPVPELMGVPILTIIFAGLVGGILWNIATWLLGLPSSSSHALFGGLIGSAIAALGLDGVKWDGVVSSVILPAFFSPVVAGLVAALGTFVVFKITAAVATGPREKGFRWGQIGSASLVALAHGTNDAQKTMGVITLALIAYGSWTAGEGIPLWVKIACAVAIASGTYIGGWRVIRTLGKGLVEISSPQGMAAEFASAAVILSSSHLGMALSTTHVATGSILGSGVGRPGATVRWGVAGRMAIAWVITLPAAAVVGAICWAIAHGVGGALGTGLVFAILVVVAGLMFRHSRKTKIDPNNVNEDWDGGLHPKSAPAESKTPVNV, encoded by the coding sequence GTGACTGAAGCTCTCTTCATCCTCGGGATCGTCGTGATCACGGCCTTGGCGTTCGACTTCACCAACGGCTTCCACGACACCGCCAACGCCATGGCCACGTCCATCGCGACCGGAGCCCTCAAGCCCAAGACGGCCGTCCTCCTCGCCGCCACCCTCAACCTCGTCGGGGCGTTCCTCAGCATCCAGGTCGCCCTGACGGTCAGCAACAAGATCATCCACATCCAGGGCGCCAACGGGGCCCCGGTCCCCGAGCTCATGGGGGTGCCGATCCTGACGATCATCTTCGCCGGGCTCGTCGGCGGGATCCTCTGGAACATCGCGACCTGGCTGCTCGGCCTGCCGTCGTCCTCCTCGCACGCGCTCTTCGGCGGCCTGATCGGGTCGGCCATCGCCGCGCTGGGTCTCGACGGGGTGAAGTGGGACGGCGTGGTGTCCTCGGTGATCCTCCCGGCCTTCTTCTCCCCCGTCGTCGCTGGCCTCGTGGCCGCGCTCGGGACCTTCGTCGTCTTCAAGATCACCGCGGCGGTCGCCACCGGCCCGCGCGAGAAGGGCTTCCGCTGGGGCCAGATCGGGTCGGCCTCGCTGGTCGCCCTCGCGCACGGCACCAACGATGCGCAGAAGACGATGGGCGTGATCACGCTCGCCCTGATCGCGTACGGCAGCTGGACCGCGGGCGAGGGCATCCCGCTGTGGGTGAAGATCGCCTGCGCCGTGGCCATCGCCTCCGGCACCTACATCGGTGGCTGGCGCGTCATCCGCACGCTCGGCAAGGGTCTCGTCGAGATCAGCTCGCCGCAGGGCATGGCGGCCGAGTTCGCCTCCGCCGCGGTCATCCTGTCCTCGAGCCACCTCGGCATGGCGCTCTCCACCACGCACGTCGCCACCGGGTCGATCCTCGGCTCGGGCGTCGGCCGCCCGGGTGCGACCGTCCGCTGGGGCGTCGCCGGCCGCATGGCCATCGCCTGGGTCATCACCCTCCCGGCCGCGGCCGTCGTCGGGGCCATCTGCTGGGCCATCGCCCACGGCGTCGGCGGGGCGCTCGGCACCGGGCTCGTCTTCGCGATCCTGGTCGTCGTGGCCGGGCTGATGTTCCGGCACTCGCGCAAGACCAAGATCGACCCGAACAACGTCAACGAGGACTGGGACGGGGGCCTCCACCCCAAGAGCGCCCCGGCCGAGTCCAAGACCCCCGTCAACGTCTGA
- a CDS encoding PH domain-containing protein: protein MIAAWLDPHVDQYLLSDQGEYVVREVHKHWVASVLAWARFVVSVPVVVSAFAYAGPLRWVLLIGGLVLGGQALFRVLDEFRDRFVITNMRVFRVHGTFSTQRASVPLGRILDITVKKPLLGRMLNYGHFVFESAAQVQGISEIRFVADIDGRDVVLQDTMQRAGLRATAPAQDDGT, encoded by the coding sequence GTGATCGCCGCCTGGCTGGACCCGCACGTGGACCAGTACCTCCTGAGCGACCAGGGCGAGTACGTGGTGCGCGAGGTGCACAAGCACTGGGTCGCGAGCGTGCTCGCCTGGGCGCGCTTCGTCGTGTCGGTGCCCGTCGTGGTGAGCGCCTTCGCGTACGCGGGCCCGCTCCGCTGGGTCCTGCTGATCGGGGGGCTCGTGCTCGGCGGGCAGGCCCTGTTCCGGGTGCTGGACGAGTTCCGGGACCGCTTCGTCATCACCAACATGCGCGTGTTCCGGGTGCACGGCACGTTCAGCACCCAGCGCGCGAGCGTCCCGCTGGGGCGGATCCTCGACATCACGGTCAAGAAGCCGCTGCTCGGTCGGATGCTCAACTACGGTCACTTCGTGTTCGAGTCCGCCGCCCAGGTGCAGGGCATCAGCGAGATCCGCTTCGTCGCCGACATCGACGGGCGCGACGTGGTCCTGCAGGACACCATGCAGCGCGCCGGCCTGCGGGCGACCGCCCCGGCCCAGGACGACGGGACGTGA
- a CDS encoding DivIVA domain-containing protein, giving the protein MSTVRHAEGDPATGFFASARKGYDRAAVDRFVEDTQSQIAGLSREVESLAAQNRAMAAKQAMTTDYSSLGGRAQEILRIAEEQARETTQRATTAADDLVAGAERDADRMRDDTVHELAGLREHRLAELDVLRRRTEDDSTLAVERAHASAQQLLAAARLEAEAVRTEAQARAHDLVQAAVYEAEQQRAAAQREAAAVAADVAAHRETTYAELQRAQEEAAAHVEAMLAEATRQQTTTAAHLAAETEQAVALRAEALADAERVRTTADADAADAVARAQQQAATIDERARQEYAWRRRQMRQEQALLDQRRSAILGQLTSLSALAAETAGNLPEVPEILFSDFESVSSGSTDARTDARTAAPTSADERADDRGHDQADEHQDEDATTVRYLDSRSA; this is encoded by the coding sequence ATGAGCACAGTTCGTCACGCAGAGGGAGACCCGGCCACGGGTTTCTTCGCCAGCGCGCGCAAGGGGTACGACCGTGCCGCGGTCGACCGCTTCGTCGAGGACACCCAGAGCCAGATCGCGGGGCTGAGCCGCGAGGTCGAGAGCCTGGCTGCCCAGAACCGGGCCATGGCCGCCAAGCAGGCCATGACGACCGACTACTCCAGCCTCGGCGGTCGGGCGCAGGAGATCCTGCGCATCGCCGAGGAGCAGGCGCGCGAGACGACGCAGCGTGCGACCACCGCCGCCGACGACCTCGTCGCCGGGGCCGAGCGCGACGCCGACCGGATGCGCGACGACACCGTGCACGAGCTGGCCGGGCTGCGCGAGCACCGGCTGGCCGAGCTCGACGTGCTGCGGCGCCGGACGGAGGACGACAGCACCCTCGCGGTCGAGCGCGCTCACGCGTCCGCCCAGCAGCTGCTGGCCGCCGCCCGGCTCGAGGCCGAGGCCGTACGGACCGAGGCCCAGGCCCGCGCGCACGACCTGGTGCAGGCCGCCGTCTACGAGGCCGAGCAGCAGCGCGCCGCCGCGCAGCGCGAGGCCGCCGCGGTCGCCGCGGACGTCGCCGCCCACCGCGAGACCACCTACGCCGAGCTGCAGCGGGCGCAGGAGGAGGCCGCCGCGCACGTCGAGGCGATGCTCGCCGAGGCGACCCGGCAGCAGACGACCACCGCGGCGCACCTGGCCGCCGAGACCGAGCAGGCCGTCGCCCTGCGCGCCGAGGCCCTCGCCGACGCGGAGCGCGTCCGCACGACCGCCGACGCCGACGCCGCGGACGCCGTGGCCCGGGCGCAGCAGCAGGCCGCGACCATCGACGAGCGTGCGCGGCAGGAGTACGCGTGGCGCCGGCGCCAGATGCGCCAGGAGCAGGCGCTGCTCGACCAGCGACGTTCCGCGATCCTGGGCCAGCTGACCTCGCTGAGCGCCCTGGCGGCCGAGACCGCGGGCAACCTGCCCGAGGTGCCCGAGATCCTCTTCAGCGACTTCGAGTCGGTGTCGTCGGGCTCGACCGACGCCCGCACCGACGCCCGCACCGCCGCGCCGACCTCCGCGGACGAGCGGGCCGACGACCGGGGCCACGACCAGGCGGACGAGCACCAGGACGAGGACGCCACGACGGTCCGCTACCTCGATTCCCGCTCCGCCTGA
- a CDS encoding MarR family winged helix-turn-helix transcriptional regulator, with the protein MSPQQPRRPSLPFDPIEAAAGQWSQHWGDVPRMRAVTSLMRVHQLVLTELDERLRPLGLTFARYEVLVLLSFSRRGALPLGKIGERLQVHATSVTPLVKRLEAAELIRRTPHPEDGRAILASITPAGRELVERATEVVMGARFGLGSLSDEQCDDLTELLTPPRKAAGDFEV; encoded by the coding sequence GTGAGCCCCCAGCAGCCGCGCCGGCCGAGCCTGCCCTTCGACCCCATCGAGGCGGCGGCCGGGCAGTGGTCGCAGCACTGGGGCGACGTGCCTCGGATGCGCGCCGTCACCTCGCTCATGCGCGTCCACCAGCTCGTGCTGACCGAGCTCGACGAACGGCTGCGGCCGCTCGGGCTCACCTTCGCGCGTTACGAGGTCCTGGTGCTGCTGTCGTTCTCGCGCCGGGGCGCCCTGCCGCTGGGCAAGATCGGCGAGCGGCTGCAGGTGCACGCCACGTCCGTCACCCCGCTGGTCAAGCGGCTCGAGGCCGCCGAGCTGATCCGCCGTACGCCGCACCCCGAGGACGGCCGCGCGATCCTGGCCTCGATCACCCCGGCGGGCCGCGAGCTCGTCGAGCGCGCGACCGAGGTCGTGATGGGCGCCCGCTTCGGCCTGGGCTCCCTGAGCGACGAGCAGTGCGACGACCTCACCGAGCTGCTCACCCCGCCGCGCAAGGCGGCCGGCGACTTCGAGGTCTGA
- the meaB gene encoding methylmalonyl Co-A mutase-associated GTPase MeaB: MVTTVDPAALVAGVRAGRPRAIGRLISLVESGSPLVPGLVADLAADTGHALVVGLTGSPGVGKSSAVGALVARLRERGERVGVLAVDPTSPFSGGAVLGDRVRMQEHALDAGVHIRSMATRGELGGLAAAVPAALRVLDAAGCATTLVETVGVGQSEVAVAATADVTLVLLAPGAGDGVQLAKAGVLEVADVLVVTKADRDGASGLARELRAMVAHGHREPGDWVPPVVALSSVEGTGVDDVLAAVADFAEHQRRTGGWDVRRTARARGEVEQLVLAQVRASAPGGAGELDRLAAEVAAGRLDPYAAARDLLAR, encoded by the coding sequence GTGGTGACGACCGTGGACCCGGCCGCGCTGGTCGCCGGTGTCCGGGCCGGCCGCCCGCGCGCGATCGGCCGACTGATCAGCCTGGTCGAGAGCGGGTCGCCGCTGGTGCCCGGCCTGGTCGCCGACCTGGCCGCGGACACGGGCCACGCGCTGGTCGTCGGGCTCACCGGGTCGCCCGGCGTCGGCAAGTCGAGCGCGGTCGGCGCGCTGGTCGCCCGCCTGCGCGAACGCGGGGAACGCGTCGGCGTGCTCGCCGTCGACCCCACCTCCCCCTTCTCCGGCGGGGCCGTCCTCGGCGACCGGGTCCGCATGCAGGAGCACGCCCTCGACGCGGGCGTGCACATCCGTTCCATGGCCACCCGCGGCGAGCTGGGCGGCCTCGCCGCCGCCGTCCCCGCCGCGCTGCGCGTGCTGGACGCCGCGGGGTGCGCCACGACGCTCGTGGAGACGGTCGGGGTCGGCCAGTCGGAGGTCGCGGTGGCGGCCACGGCCGACGTCACGCTCGTGCTGCTGGCCCCGGGCGCCGGCGACGGTGTCCAGCTGGCCAAGGCGGGCGTGCTCGAGGTCGCCGACGTGCTGGTCGTGACCAAGGCCGACCGGGACGGTGCCTCCGGGCTGGCCCGGGAGCTGCGGGCGATGGTGGCCCACGGGCACCGGGAGCCGGGGGACTGGGTGCCGCCCGTGGTGGCGCTCTCGAGCGTCGAGGGGACCGGCGTGGACGACGTCCTCGCCGCGGTCGCGGACTTCGCCGAGCACCAGCGCCGGACCGGCGGCTGGGACGTCCGGCGTACGGCCCGGGCCCGCGGTGAGGTCGAGCAGCTCGTGCTCGCGCAGGTCCGCGCGAGCGCACCCGGCGGGGCCGGCGAGCTGGACCGCCTCGCGGCCGAGGTCGCCGCCGGTCGGCTCGACCCGTACGCCGCGGCCCGTGACCTGCTCGCCCGCTGA